The following proteins are co-located in the Acidicapsa acidisoli genome:
- the tsaB gene encoding tRNA (adenosine(37)-N6)-threonylcarbamoyltransferase complex dimerization subunit type 1 TsaB, translating to MKDGGILLGVDTCGPSGSIALGRVHAGKIELLGQTEIAGGEYAARLVQGIVELLAAAGVTVGELAGIVAVAGPGSFTGIRIGLAAVKAIAEAAGLPVVTVSRLALLAEVGTAACAVLDAHRGQFYCGMYGDGVDGASGLREMLLTAGEINAMGGLAGRVAVCEETVAQLLEELYGEPELIRVAAPTAAAALRFSLAKWLDGELADVATLDGYYLRGADAKVNSRLG from the coding sequence TTGAAGGACGGTGGGATATTGCTGGGTGTGGATACTTGTGGGCCTTCGGGGTCGATTGCGCTTGGGCGGGTTCACGCCGGGAAGATTGAGTTGCTGGGACAGACCGAGATAGCGGGCGGGGAGTATGCGGCTCGGCTGGTGCAGGGGATTGTGGAGTTGCTGGCGGCTGCTGGGGTGACGGTCGGCGAGCTGGCGGGGATTGTCGCGGTGGCAGGGCCCGGAAGTTTTACTGGGATTCGGATCGGGCTGGCGGCGGTGAAGGCGATTGCCGAGGCTGCGGGGTTGCCGGTGGTGACGGTTTCGCGGCTGGCTCTGCTGGCGGAGGTGGGTACGGCTGCGTGCGCGGTGCTGGATGCGCATCGGGGGCAGTTTTATTGCGGGATGTATGGCGATGGGGTTGACGGGGCCTCGGGGTTGCGGGAGATGCTGCTGACGGCGGGTGAGATCAACGCCATGGGCGGGCTGGCAGGGCGGGTGGCTGTTTGCGAAGAGACTGTGGCGCAGTTGCTCGAGGAGCTTTACGGAGAGCCGGAGTTGATTCGAGTCGCTGCACCGACGGCTGCGGCTGCGCTGCGGTTTTCTCTGGCGAAGTGGCTGGATGGGGAATTGGCTGATGTGGCGACGCTGGATGGGTATTACTTGCGCGGCGCGGATGCCAAGGTCAATTCGAGGCTGGGCTAA
- a CDS encoding DHA2 family efflux MFS transporter permease subunit — MAAATLNFHDTWRPKANPWVIAITVTLATFMEALDTSIVNVAMPHISGTLSASVDEATWVLTSYLVANAVVLPISGWIANRIGRKRFYMSCVFCFTIASLLCGLAPTLPMLVLFRVIQGAAGGGLQPSEQAILADTFPPEKRSMAFAVYGMAVVLAPALGPTVGGWIVDNASWRWLFFLNIPVGILSLVLTQRLVEDPPYLAQIRKKKEGVDYWGLGLLVVFIGALQMMLDKGQEDDWFSSNFIVTAVILAAISFAIFLWRELHVDHPIIDLRLFKRRNVAMTQLVMFMVGASLYSTTVLIPQYLQEVMGYSARQAGMAISTGGLVLMVLFPIAGALAPKFDPRKLVAVGFIITTYGLLRMTNINQQINFGLAVSWRAVIAIGLPFLFIPINTLCYAGIPQEKNNEVSGLTSLSRNLGGSVGISFVTTLLSRFSQRHQAMLIRHTVEGNGPFERMRAGMASMWTRNGWHGPDSTLHAGAQIYGMIQSQARTLAYVDVIWILVALTGCLIPLPFLMKRPAKRTSALELVH; from the coding sequence TTGGCGGCGGCAACTCTCAACTTCCACGATACATGGCGTCCCAAAGCCAATCCCTGGGTCATCGCCATCACGGTCACGCTCGCCACCTTTATGGAGGCGCTCGACACCTCCATCGTCAACGTCGCCATGCCTCACATCTCCGGCACCCTCTCGGCCTCGGTCGACGAAGCCACATGGGTGCTCACCAGCTATCTCGTCGCCAACGCCGTAGTTCTCCCCATCAGCGGCTGGATCGCCAATCGCATCGGGCGAAAACGCTTCTACATGAGCTGCGTCTTCTGCTTCACCATCGCCTCACTGCTCTGCGGGCTCGCCCCTACGCTGCCCATGCTGGTCCTCTTCCGCGTTATCCAGGGAGCAGCCGGCGGAGGACTCCAGCCCAGCGAACAAGCCATCCTCGCCGACACCTTCCCGCCCGAAAAGCGCAGCATGGCCTTCGCCGTCTACGGAATGGCCGTCGTCCTCGCACCCGCTCTCGGGCCAACCGTCGGCGGCTGGATCGTCGACAACGCAAGTTGGCGCTGGCTCTTTTTCCTAAACATCCCCGTAGGCATCCTTTCGCTCGTCCTCACCCAGCGTCTCGTCGAAGACCCGCCGTACCTGGCCCAAATCCGCAAGAAAAAAGAAGGCGTCGACTACTGGGGACTCGGCCTGCTGGTCGTCTTCATCGGCGCCCTCCAGATGATGCTCGACAAAGGCCAGGAAGACGACTGGTTCAGCTCCAACTTCATCGTCACCGCCGTCATCCTCGCCGCCATCTCTTTCGCCATCTTCCTCTGGCGCGAACTCCACGTCGACCACCCCATCATCGACCTGCGTCTCTTCAAGCGCCGCAACGTAGCCATGACCCAGCTTGTGATGTTCATGGTCGGAGCCAGCCTCTACTCCACCACCGTCCTCATCCCGCAATACCTCCAGGAAGTCATGGGCTACTCTGCCCGCCAGGCCGGCATGGCCATCTCCACCGGCGGCCTTGTCCTCATGGTCCTCTTCCCCATCGCCGGAGCGCTCGCGCCCAAATTCGACCCACGCAAACTCGTAGCCGTTGGCTTCATCATCACCACCTACGGACTCTTGCGCATGACCAACATCAACCAGCAAATCAACTTCGGATTAGCCGTAAGCTGGCGCGCCGTCATCGCCATAGGATTGCCATTCCTCTTCATCCCCATCAACACCCTCTGCTACGCCGGAATCCCGCAGGAAAAGAACAACGAAGTCTCCGGCCTAACATCGCTTAGCCGCAACCTCGGCGGCAGCGTCGGCATCAGTTTCGTCACCACGCTGCTCTCGCGTTTCAGCCAGCGCCATCAGGCCATGCTGATCCGCCACACAGTAGAAGGCAACGGCCCCTTCGAGCGCATGAGAGCAGGCATGGCCAGCATGTGGACCCGCAACGGCTGGCACGGCCCAGACAGCACCCTCCACGCCGGGGCACAAATCTACGGCATGATCCAATCCCAGGCCAGAACCCTCGCCTACGTAGACGTAATCTGGATCTTAGTCGCGCTGACCGGCTGCCTAATCCCACTTCCATTCCTGATGAAGCGCCCAGCCAAGCGCACCTCTGCCCTAGAACTCGTCCACTAG
- a CDS encoding GNAT family N-acetyltransferase encodes MSHLDPHRDPGTGLTIRSMVESDIDSVMMIASLLPTAPQWSRGAYETAISADGIPKRIALAAEYSGELKGFVIARFLYSLAEIETLGVDVSAQRNGIGTSLLVAALDELRLAGVDEVELEVRPSNERAWRLYERIGFSEVGRRRGYYREPVEDAILLRLGLARQAFPQGLKPR; translated from the coding sequence ATGTCGCATCTAGATCCACATCGCGATCCAGGAACGGGGCTCACAATTCGGAGTATGGTGGAGTCCGATATCGATAGTGTGATGATGATTGCGTCGTTACTCCCGACGGCTCCGCAGTGGAGTCGCGGAGCATATGAGACTGCAATTTCGGCGGATGGGATTCCAAAGCGGATTGCGCTGGCGGCGGAGTATTCCGGCGAGTTGAAGGGTTTTGTGATTGCGCGGTTCCTCTATTCGCTTGCCGAGATCGAGACACTTGGAGTGGACGTAAGCGCGCAGCGGAACGGTATTGGTACATCGCTCTTGGTTGCGGCGCTTGATGAGCTGAGGCTCGCTGGTGTGGATGAGGTTGAGCTTGAGGTGCGGCCTTCGAATGAACGGGCTTGGCGGTTGTACGAGCGGATTGGGTTTAGTGAGGTTGGCCGGCGGCGGGGGTACTATCGGGAGCCGGTCGAAGATGCGATCTTGTTGCGGCTAGGCCTAGCGAGGCAGGCTTTCCCTCAGGGGCTGAAGCCCCGTTGA
- a CDS encoding cytochrome-c peroxidase, with amino-acid sequence MKQKRTLVALCATCTALVISMTCTTHSVHGQSQIRSAATTTPIPPFAICSGNVNVASYLPGGAHEDPDVAIAAAFITLTEDDLLQQVAQASSLDLYHKITLLGKTEIYDTTLSPFENIACATCHVPYTGFRGQSSLFNATTASQPGGTAVTNAVPPAPNYRFSARNPQSYAYAPFSGILHYNATQNSFYGGNFWDMRATGITLDNPAAEQAEGPPVNPVEMGNPDTACWVWKASQGRYAPLIVSIWGAQSFAIRWPSNVATVCAHPGPAPATDPFPVHLSAIDRGTSNSTFQHMVLSIASFEASAEVSAFSSKFDAYLAGNATLSGAELTGYQLFNGKAHCNQCHLSGTAVNTPNTLVAADVAPLFSDFTANNIGLPKNLALPYYCESKPDQYGYIANPMGFNFVDYGVGGMLTNLTENPNLLQWKQLAPFFNGMFQTATVRNVDMRPRPDFIKEYMHNGYLKSLKEVVHFYNTSQALPRCAQGSPGEKVTCWPEPEYPATLNTTQLGNLGLTSEEEDDIVAFLQTLTDGYVTGTVSFDKGPISRLREQ; translated from the coding sequence ATGAAACAAAAAAGGACGCTGGTTGCTCTATGTGCAACCTGTACGGCATTGGTCATCTCCATGACCTGCACCACTCACAGTGTGCATGGTCAAAGTCAAATCCGCTCCGCTGCCACCACCACCCCGATACCGCCTTTCGCTATATGCAGCGGGAACGTAAACGTCGCATCCTACCTTCCCGGTGGAGCACATGAAGATCCGGATGTCGCGATAGCCGCTGCGTTCATCACGCTTACGGAAGACGACTTGCTCCAGCAAGTGGCACAAGCGTCTTCGCTTGACCTGTACCACAAAATCACTCTGCTCGGTAAGACCGAGATCTACGACACAACCCTCTCCCCCTTCGAGAACATCGCCTGCGCAACCTGCCACGTACCGTACACAGGCTTCAGGGGACAATCCAGTTTGTTCAATGCGACCACCGCATCGCAACCTGGCGGCACCGCCGTCACCAACGCCGTTCCCCCCGCACCAAACTACCGCTTCAGCGCAAGGAATCCCCAGAGCTACGCGTACGCCCCGTTCTCGGGCATCCTCCACTACAACGCAACTCAGAACAGCTTCTATGGAGGCAACTTCTGGGATATGCGCGCCACCGGGATCACCCTCGACAATCCCGCCGCAGAACAGGCAGAAGGACCACCGGTAAATCCAGTCGAAATGGGAAATCCGGACACCGCTTGCTGGGTATGGAAGGCATCGCAGGGCCGTTACGCTCCGCTAATCGTAAGCATCTGGGGCGCTCAGTCCTTCGCGATCCGCTGGCCCTCCAATGTTGCAACCGTGTGCGCCCACCCCGGGCCCGCGCCTGCGACAGATCCGTTCCCTGTGCATCTCAGCGCAATTGACAGGGGAACATCAAACTCCACCTTCCAGCACATGGTGCTTTCGATCGCATCCTTTGAAGCTTCTGCGGAAGTCAGCGCTTTCTCTTCGAAATTCGACGCCTATCTCGCCGGCAACGCGACTCTGTCAGGTGCTGAACTGACCGGCTATCAACTGTTCAATGGCAAAGCACATTGCAACCAATGCCATCTCAGCGGAACAGCAGTCAACACACCCAATACCCTGGTAGCAGCCGATGTTGCGCCTCTCTTCAGCGATTTCACCGCCAACAACATCGGCCTGCCCAAGAATCTCGCGCTGCCGTACTACTGCGAAAGCAAGCCGGATCAGTACGGATACATCGCAAACCCCATGGGTTTCAACTTTGTCGATTATGGAGTTGGGGGCATGCTCACCAACCTCACAGAGAATCCCAATCTCCTGCAGTGGAAGCAACTGGCCCCGTTCTTTAACGGGATGTTCCAAACCGCAACCGTGCGCAACGTCGACATGAGGCCTCGACCAGATTTCATCAAAGAGTATATGCATAACGGGTATCTGAAGAGCCTCAAGGAAGTCGTTCACTTCTACAACACCTCCCAGGCGCTGCCACGTTGCGCTCAGGGTTCGCCCGGCGAGAAAGTAACTTGCTGGCCAGAGCCTGAGTATCCGGCAACCCTGAACACCACGCAGTTAGGCAATCTTGGCCTGACAAGCGAGGAGGAAGACGACATCGTAGCGTTCCTGCAAACGCTCACCGATGGCTATGTCACCGGGACAGTGTCTTTCGACAAGGGACCTATCTCAAGGCTCAGGGAGCAGTAA